The Bos indicus x Bos taurus breed Angus x Brahman F1 hybrid chromosome 11, Bos_hybrid_MaternalHap_v2.0, whole genome shotgun sequence genome includes a region encoding these proteins:
- the SULT6B1 gene encoding sulfotransferase 6B1, which yields MTANSKFIDYIDEALEKSKETVLSHLFFTYQGIPYPVTMCTSETFKALDAFEARSDDIVLASYPKCGSNWILHIISELMFADSKQKYDYPEFPVLECGDPEKYQRMKQFPSPRILATHLHYDKLPGSIFKNKAKILVIFRNPKDTAVSFFHFHNDVPDIPSYGSWDDFFRQFMKGQVSWGSYFDFAINWNKHLDDENVMFILYEDLRENLATGIKRIAEFFGFSPSGEQIQTISARSTFHAMRAKSQETHGAVGPFLFRKGEVGDWKNLFSETQNQEMDEKFKECLAGTALGTKLKYNSYCQP from the exons ATGACTGCTAATTCCAAATTTATTGACTACATTGATGAAGCtttggaaaaatcaaaagaaactgTACTGTCTCACTTGTTTTTCACCTATCAGGGGATTCCTTACCCAGTCACCATGTGCACCTCAGAGACTTTCAAAGCCCTGGACGCCTTTGAAGCCAGAAGCGATGACATAGTTCTAGCATCTTATCCAAAGTGTG GTTCTAACTGGATTCTCCACATCATTAGTGAATTAATGTTTGCTGATTCTAAACAAAAGTATGACTATCCAGAATTCCCAGTTCTTGAATGTGGGGACCCAGAAAAATATCAG agAATGAAACAGTTTCCATCACCAAGGATTTTGGCAACTCATCTCCATTATGACAAATTACCTGGGTCCATCTTCAAGAACAAAGCCAAG ATATTGGTGATATTTCGAAACCCTAAAGACACAGCAgtatcttttttccatttccacAATGATGTTCCTGATATTCCAAGCTATGGCTCTTGGGATGACTTCTTCAGACAGTTCATGAAAGGACAAG tttcctgGGGAAGCTATTTTGATTTTGCAATTAATTGGAACAAACATCttgatgatgaaaatgttatgTTCATATTATATGAAGACCTGAGAGAG aatcTGGCCACTGGAATAAAACGAATTGCTGAGTTCTTCGGATTCTCTCCATCTGGGGAGCAGATTCAAACTATTTCGGCACGAAGTACCTTCCACGCCATGCGAGCCAAGTCCCAGGAAACACACGGTGCTGTGGGCCCGTTCCTGTTCCGCAAAG gTGAAGTTGGTGATTGGAAAAACCTGTTCAGTGAAACTCAGAACCAGGAAATGGATGAAAAATTCAAAGAGTGCTTAGCTGGCACTGCCCTGGGAACAAAGTTGAAGTACAACTCATACTGCCAGCCTTGA